DNA from Diachasmimorpha longicaudata isolate KC_UGA_2023 chromosome 17, iyDiaLong2, whole genome shotgun sequence:
TGGTCCCTCCAAAACATCTGAATATTCGTTTATTCCCTTCATCGTTATTCCAGAAAAGTGGGAAATATAAGACTCTCCAACTTAATGGAGGAAAATGATGATATACGAGACGAAAAAATACCCCCTAAAATTCATCACCTCCCAAAAACCCTAACAAGCATGAGCACCGCTACCGTTTCATCCCACTTATCAAGTGAAACTGACAATGACTTGGTGGAGGCTGTTCAGGCGCTAGTTCGCGCGGAGGAGATGTCAAAATTTGCGGAAAAAATAGTTGCGGCTGAGGCAGCTGTTGCTGCGGTACCCCCGGAACTCGCTGAAGAGGCCGCACTGGCCGTGACACGTAGCTATCAGCAGTGCGAGGATAAGGTCACAAAGATCAAAGAAGTCGTCCAGGGTGATGCTGTTATCGAGGTAGTTGGATATATCGGCGTGAGAGCACGTAAAAATCCATCACACCAGTCAAGGGTTAATTACAAAGACGCACCTTTTTGCTGTCCCTGCTCCAATTAGGAGCAAACAACCGCAGGGAATTACAGggggatttttaattacattATGGAGGAATTCAATAAAAGAGACCAAGAACAATAAAtcgtgaaaatattattttaaacaaCCATCATTCATCACGCacccattgaaaatttaattgcacAAAATCCCTGAACTTTTCAAGTCCGTGTAAAGCCAGTCCCTGAACTCTAATCAACACCAATGAATTTCCATAATTCAAACCTCGCCCTTTGATTCGTTGCATCTCTGTGAGGCATCACCGTAATGTACCCGGAATTATTGGATAACGTATTATTGAAGTGTTGACCCTGGCTTCAGAGAGAAGTCTAGCCGGCTGGTGTATCCCCTTTGTCTTTGGTCTGACCGGAGCGTATCTCGACCACTGCTATCAAGTTTAAATTCCCTCCCCACGTATCCCGCCGGAAGCCCGTCCACCGACCATTTGCCGGCTTTCAATAGTCTCTATCACTGTATTCCGCTCGTCTATTGTTTCCACGGTATGCAGGTAACAGTATAAGCTGCTCTGTGCGGCCGTGAATCTCTATATCACAGTGGGAGCTTACGGTTGCATTGGCAATTAGCGAAGGATAACTGCGAGAAATTATATCCCCATTCCCATGGGGAAATATTAACTTTAGATACGAGAATTTATGTCAACGATAATCAAACAATTTGAAATCGATATCGGCGGTGGAAAACATCACGAAGCAAGTTATGGTTCACGGCAATTGATTAACTCACCATTATTTGCGTGTCACTTGATGAGAGGCATTATTTACTCTgtacaatattttaattgacagATGTGATATTAATTAGTATGGCACTCGATTGAGCTGCTGATTTAATGttgtttgattgaaaaatatttaaaattgaatattgaatagTCGACACGAACCTCAATCCAACCATAAAATTGATTTGCAATTGAAGCGTATCTGGACCTGCCTATAAACTATTTTCTTGCGGCCTCTGTTGTTTCCCTCGAAATGGACGATATAATTTCTGCACAGATGAGTGGAGTGAGAGCTTCCCCTATCAATTGCTGATTGGCACTGGTGTAGCACTCATGGCACTCGTTCTTCTCGCAACTGTGAGCTTGCAGTGCTCAGCAACGTGGAAGTGGCTTCTGGGTGTCGCTAGGCAAGAGAGTGACGATGACACCGATGGCGAATTGTCCCAGCAGAATGCCATACGCATCAGCCATTCGTTGCCTGATTTGCAGTCTGAGCCGATTACTCATGAGTACGTGCAGGAGCAGAAAGATAGTAAAAAGGTCTGTGGaagtttggaatttttatgaaatgtaAACTCGGAAATTTCCGGTGACTGCTAAGAGCTTTAGAAATAGGATATTTCTATTCATGAAGTTTTCTTTTATAACATACATAggaaaatttccattgaattcaAGTGCACGCATGCATAAGAATATTTTTGCCTTAcaaattttgattgatttttttacctaGTCATTTGCAAATTCAGccataaataaattgtcaatttttttaatactttcCATTGACAAATCTAGCATGTGCTACGTCAAACAACCCTTCCAATTGTACCAACGCGGCACCAAACTTTCCAACGTCAGCTGTCCCATCGCCTCGATCTACCCAATATTAAATTCAGCATCTGCAGCTTGGAGAACCGCAGTGACTCGAGCCTCGGTCTCATCAAGGTAATCACCGCCTGCATTCAATACACCCTGACAGCTTTCCAATAGTATGCACCCAGAGAACAAATTTAGTTATCAGATAATGAATATTCGATTTTATTGACTGCAATCCCTAATGCATTCCCTCAGTCTCCGTTAATCGTTTCATTGAGTGTACATTCACGTTCTTTACGAGGTGAATtagaatataaattttaatttgactTCACCATCCTGTCAAATGCATCGCAGGGGATTTCAATCGGATCTGTGAATATTCCATTCGTTAGTTTTATCGCACGTGTACATACACGTTCCTCCAGCCCTCCTGCGTCCACAAACCTGAGGGATAGGAGAGATAACAGTACCAACCcttcatatatttattaataacataaaatatttccatttaattCACCCCTCTTGGCAAGAATAACAACCAAGTCGATATAATCTTCTATTGTCAATTATCAATCGCATTGATAAGTGGGCATATTGCGCACAATTCCCCGGGCCATTGCGAAATTCATGAAAGAACCTCCTTTGTAAGGAATTTAGTAATAAACAGTAATGAACTTGTCATTTCTCTCAGCCCGAGTAATGTCTGacatattttgaatattatcCCTGAAATGAGGGCATTCAAAGAGGAATGTTGAAATGACTTTTCCCTTCCCAGTCACAATAATCCTTAGATTTAGTTCAGGCCAAACACACATCTGAAAATTGTCAAGGGCGTTTTAGCTATTTCATCAGATATTTCAattacataaattaattttcattttcctttaTCCCAATGGCACGCAGCCGGAGTTGTACAAGAAGGATTTGACGCGGCAGGAGAGTACAGAGAGTTCTAGCACTGTGGAAATGGAATATGCTGGCAAACTTCACTTTGCACTCAGATACGacaaggaaattgatggacTTGTTGTTAAGGTATTGTGTATTTTGACACTAGGccggtgaatatttttattgaatttttttcgtgcaGAACGTCTCGGGaaaccgtaattttttttctcttgaaaattattattgacaaTTCATGAAATTGATGGTCGCTTTGCATGGTAAATTATGCGTACACACATAAAAAATGACCGTAATTTAACATTCACGGTGCATGAGTACCGAATAaacagaaaatataaattactgGTGGATGGAAAAACACGATAATAAGTGGATTAAAAGTACGAAACTCACTTTCTCATTCCCAACTTCTTCAATATCATCACTGAATTAAGCTGCGCCGTACTTTCCTCGAGTATTCACAACTCTAGCGGAGATTTATGAATCGATGATTGCGAAATGTTCATAATGGagttagagaaaaaaaaagttttataaattcatttgctgttaatgaattgaatgcggggaggggaggggcgTTGAAAGGGGTTTCGCCAAGGAGATTGGAGGGTGGGTGGTGAAACGAGCACAGGCAATACAAATGATGGAAACTGTATTGGCTCGTCAATCTGCTTTTGTCGATGGCGCTATTTACACATGACGTTTTGTGCACCAGTTTAGCTATTCAGAGTGAAATTATGTCCCGTCCTACATTGGCAACGTCTATGATGAATGCCAGGCGTATGTCCTTCAAAATTCTGGAGGAAATCAATATTGTTGTAATGCCAGTTGATTCATAATGTCGACCccgataaaataatattttttcttttaatgcaATGGAGAAGGTGATTTATTCTGTTTAGTTGagtgaatttcatttgaattggAGTGAATGAATGTTATATAAAACACCGTGTCATGGCTTCATTCACAGTTATTGGGGTTGATGAATAGCCATATAATTTTCGAGGCCAAATTGTTCGTTTGTTACTGAGTTGTTGCGTTTCAAATGGTTAATCCGGATCAATTTAGACACCTCATTCAGCTTTCAATTATCACCGCTTTTTATTAAGCTCTCATTCAGGAGAATAACCCTCAAAAGAATTCATAATATGTCAggtagataaaaaataaatattgctaTAGGTTTTGGAAGCGAGGGAGTTGCCCGTGAAAGACGTAACTGGCAGTAGTGATCCGTACGTTAAGGTCCACCTGCTCCCGGACAGGAAAAAGAAGTTTCAAACCAAGGTCCATCGGAAGAATTTGAATCCCATCTTCAACGAGACTTTCATCTTCATGTAAGCCCTATCCTCTCACGTACAATCCATCCagcaataaatttaaataatttttcttttcatttcgtGTTATTCAGTGTTCCCTACGATGACTTGAGGGAGCGATATTTGCAGTTTTCTGTGTACGACTTTGATCGATTCTCCCGGCACGATTTGATTGGGCAGGTTGTACTCAAGGGACTGTTAGACTGCACTACCTTGGAACAGGAGATCGAATATACGATGGATATACTCTGTGCAATGCAGGTGCTTTAATCAATTTTGCCTTTCAATCGAATCTGTTGtacggaaaaataatttttttatggatttgtTTTTCTGCATTATATCGACATTCTCAGACGTTACGGACTTAATGTGAAATACTCCATTGTGAACaaaagaataataattgcAGGAGAAGGTGGATTTAGGTGAACTGATGTTGACGCTCTGTTACCTGCCGACTGCAGGGCGTCTCACAGTGACAGTCATCAAAGCGAGAAATCTGAAGGCAATGGATATCACAGGGTCATCAggtcaataattaaatttcccgtCTGAACAATGAATTACTCAGTCAAATCCACCGATTCATCGACTCATATAATAAATATCCATTACAGATCCATACGTGAAAATATACCTTTTATGCCAGgggaagagaataaaaaaaaagaaaacaactGTGAAGAAGAATACACTGTTTCCAGTGTACAACGAATCCCTAGTATTTGATGTGCCAGCTGATAATGTCGAAGACGTTAGTCTCATAGTGAAAGTGATCGATTACGACAGGTAAAATGcagtgaatgaaaattcttccaAAGCCATACCTTCACCCAGCAATTTATCGTCCATGTTTAATGGAAATAAATGgctgaataaattttgcaattggGAAGaggaggaatatttttttattcacgtaagatttttttttcttcactctgTCTCACAGGATTGGCTCTAACGAATTGATGGGTTGTACGGCTGTGGGCGCTAGTTTCATTGGAATTGGTAGAGATCACTGGCTTGAGATGTTGGATAATCCGAGAAAACCAGTGGCACAGTGGTATCCACTAATGGAAATAGTGGCTGGTCACATTCCAACTGTGTCCTCAGAGCCACTTCCTGTCAGCCTGAGTTGCTTGAACAGTAGGTGAGTTAACAGGAAATTACTTGGTTAGGCTGGTTTTTTACTATCGTCACCTAAATCTACttgtaattcaataaattccatatagatttttcaaatatctgaTGCGAGTGCGTTGGCTTCCGAATTACTCcaaaaaaattcgtaaaaattGCCAGAACACTCCCGAGTCTTCTGAAATCATTCCACCCCTTTCTGGACCCTTTCCGAGCTGTCCAAAACCATCCTTCAGTATCCGGAGAAAGAGATACTTTCAATTCTCCAAAATATTCTCTATGAAACTGAACAATATCGCACCAACGAATATTAATTACAGATGAAGTCGGGGAGATTGAAGCCGCTAATTTGCGGAGCTCGCCACCAACGTTGTGTAGGTGAAACCTTCGAGGAAGTAAAAACTCGTCCCCACCTGTAATTCTATGCACAAGCTTGGACTGACgttgagaaaatgaaaaccacaaggctttctctctctttctccctctctccagaGAGAAGGAAAAATCATCCCCCTCATTCCTCCCTGTCCCCTTTCCCATTTAATTCTCCAGAATAGTTGGTGCCATGCCTGGCTGACAGGCGTGGAACACTAAACGTAAAAGATAAAAGCCTTAGACACTCGTGCATAATGAAAAGACGCTGAGAATATTACACAGGCAACTTGTGACAGCCACGTGGCCCAGAACTCCAactatattttaaataaataacacgAGACAATATTATCCAATTTATTGCCTCGTTATTTGTTCGATAAATACTCTCGACatgagattaaaaaataaaaaaggaaatatGAGGAATGAAAGAGGTAAAGATTTCAATTTTGTGATGAAGAGGAGCCCCTGGAGGATGGAAAAGATGACAAATACAATATTTCTTGTACAATCCCGTGCGCAGTATTATATTAGAGATGCAGAAAGGCCttatttttggaatagaacgaACGTGAATACAGCGAATGATGAAGAAATATTAGAACAATACTTTGCATCAACATGCCATACCAGGTGGAATattacaattgaaaattcgagAAATATAGATAGAGTTAGTTATTAGTTTTGTGTACTATGTAGgtgtaatttaaaaatataccaGTGAGAGGTCCTGCAAAATAATGAGTGTGAGAGCAAGGCAAATACGGCGTCAATGCTTCAACAATTGGCAATttcaagaataaataaaaaatctagtgATGTTTTCAACCTCATTCGTAACCAGGAACTCATCGCTGGTATCTCCTAAACCCG
Protein-coding regions in this window:
- the LOC135170498 gene encoding synaptotagmin-10-like isoform X1, coding for MGVVKSASESNFEETVLPSEEANFSLQGHADEWSESFPYQLLIGTGVALMALVLLATVSLQCSATWKWLLGVARQESDDDTDGELSQQNAIRISHSLPDLQSEPITHEYVQEQKDSKKHVLRQTTLPIVPTRHQTFQRQLSHRLDLPNIKFSICSLENRSDSSLGLIKPELYKKDLTRQESTESSSTVEMEYAGKLHFALRYDKEIDGLVVKVLEARELPVKDVTGSSDPYVKVHLLPDRKKKFQTKVHRKNLNPIFNETFIFIVPYDDLRERYLQFSVYDFDRFSRHDLIGQVVLKGLLDCTTLEQEIEYTMDILCAMQEKVDLGELMLTLCYLPTAGRLTVTVIKARNLKAMDITGSSDPYVKIYLLCQGKRIKKKKTTVKKNTLFPVYNESLVFDVPADNVEDVSLIVKVIDYDRIGSNELMGCTAVGASFIGIGRDHWLEMLDNPRKPVAQWYPLMEIVAGHIPTVSSEPLPVSLSCLNSR
- the LOC135170498 gene encoding synaptotagmin-10-like isoform X2 is translated as MRWLTRNYRDTDEWSESFPYQLLIGTGVALMALVLLATVSLQCSATWKWLLGVARQESDDDTDGELSQQNAIRISHSLPDLQSEPITHEYVQEQKDSKKHVLRQTTLPIVPTRHQTFQRQLSHRLDLPNIKFSICSLENRSDSSLGLIKPELYKKDLTRQESTESSSTVEMEYAGKLHFALRYDKEIDGLVVKVLEARELPVKDVTGSSDPYVKVHLLPDRKKKFQTKVHRKNLNPIFNETFIFIVPYDDLRERYLQFSVYDFDRFSRHDLIGQVVLKGLLDCTTLEQEIEYTMDILCAMQEKVDLGELMLTLCYLPTAGRLTVTVIKARNLKAMDITGSSDPYVKIYLLCQGKRIKKKKTTVKKNTLFPVYNESLVFDVPADNVEDVSLIVKVIDYDRIGSNELMGCTAVGASFIGIGRDHWLEMLDNPRKPVAQWYPLMEIVAGHIPTVSSEPLPVSLSCLNSR